Proteins co-encoded in one Ziziphus jujuba cultivar Dongzao chromosome 9, ASM3175591v1 genomic window:
- the LOC132805385 gene encoding protease Do-like 2, chloroplastic — protein MIGDEKLLTNAHCVEHDTQVKVNRRRDDTKYVAKRNLERGTWPGHLVLSVSALDCCLEVRRHLESGADVLPPCLLVFTFLPPFFD, from the exons ATGATTGGGGATGAGAAACTATTGACAAATGCACATTGTGTTGAGCATGATACACAG GTTAAGGTGAACAGAAGGAGAGATGATACCAAATATGTTGCCAAG AGGAACTTGGAACGTGGAACGTGGCCTGGACATTTAGTGCTTTCTGTCTCAGCTTTGGATTGCTGCCTAGAAGTTCGTCGACacttagagtcgggtgctgatGTGCTGCCACCGTGTCTCTTAGttttcaccttcttacctcccTTCTTCGATTGA